One segment of Rosa chinensis cultivar Old Blush chromosome 6, RchiOBHm-V2, whole genome shotgun sequence DNA contains the following:
- the LOC112170517 gene encoding protein IQ-DOMAIN 32: MGKSNSCFKIITCGNDSADKDGLEVSESKGSGDKRGWSFRKRSARHRVLSNTVITETPTSGNKESPESAPLTFQSPASTTVPEKVSVIQCTDEKPQLVTPENPKVSTTEDASEEQSKVEDKLDESAVVVVQTAVRGLLAQRSLLELKNVVKLQAAVRGHLVRRHAVGTLRCFQAIVKMQALVRARQSLQKDNHSSKTSKKANVTYISIEKLLSNSFARQLLESTPKNQPIHVKCDPSKPDSAWKWLEMWMSVSTKDTPHLNEAVSVVEQLETEKEEISESPRESKTQYCEMEESNSSIREIALSESEESLITYDADNLNFQASHSTSYTVRDNNEQPQLENTSTSAVKETPVEINLSDADSNMEFKALSGKPVTETEQPKRSMKRSATEQLETDGKKSVFGSRNVTNPAFIAAQSKFAELTSTTNSARSISSSPQDVSGVETQRDTFSSEVDTEVRAKELSVAENPVPHGSQVQVGGSECGTEISISSTLDSPDRSDFGAMERDHDHDAKVSEEKICSPKNTRDIDVETKDFPETPVSNLCNAVTEPEKIGAVNGETVNGETINSEVAMVSPQTESKPERTTSDVQREQDTEASMQAYGSSPEASPRSHLTVPESQQGTPSSLVSVKAKRNKGDKNGSNKKRMSQSAGKKSPSNPNHDSGSSKDNKNGKRRNSFGSTKPDQADQEPRDSSSSSSIPHFMQATESARAKLQATTSPRSSPDVQDREIYIKKRHSLPGVNGRQGSPRVQRSMSQAQTQQGAKGTERKWQR; the protein is encoded by the exons atgGGGAAATCTAACTCCTGCTTCAAAATTATCACATGCGGCAACGATTCAGCGGACAAAGACGGTCTCGAAGTTTCTGAG AGCAAGGGTTCAGGTGACAAACGTGGCTGGAGTTTCCGTAAGAGGTCTGCACGGCATCGAGTGCTAAGCAACACTGTGATCACCGAAACCCCCACTTCAGGGAATAAGGAGAGCCCAGAATCTGCCCCTCTTACTTTCCAATCACCGGCAAGCACGACTGTTCCAGAGAAAGTATCTGTAATACAATGCACTGATGAGAAACCACAGTTGGTGACTCCTGAGAACCCAAAAGTTTCTACAACTGAAGATGCCTCCGAAGAACAAAGTAAGGTTGAGGACAAACTGGATGAGTCTGCTGTTGTTGTTGTCCAGACTGCTGTCAGAGGATTATTG GCTCAAAGATCATTGCTGGAGCTGAAAAATGTAGTCAAGTTGCAAGCTGCTGTCCGTGGCCATTTGGTGCGTAGGCATGCTGTTGGAACTTTGCGTTGTTTTCAAGCCATTGTCAAAATGCAAGCTCTTGTTCGTGCTCGTCAATCTCTTCAGAAGGATAACCATAGTTCAAAAACCTCG AAGAAGGCAAATGTAACCTACATTTCCATTGAAAAGCTACTTAGCAATAGCTTTGCCCGCCAG CTCTTAGAATCAACACCGAAGAACCAACCTATTCATGTTAAGTGTGATCCTTCTAAGCCTGATTCTGCTTGGAAATGGTTGGAAATGTGGATGTCAGTCTCAACGAAGGATACTCCACATTTAAACGAAGCAGTATCAGTGGTAGAGCAATTGgaaacagaaaaggaagaaattTCCGAGTCTCCACGTGAATCTAAAACTCAATATTGTGAGATGGAAGAATCAAATTCCAGCATAAGGGAGATTGCGCTTTCTGAAAGTGAAGAAAGTCTGATTACTTATGATGCCGACAACTTGAACTTTCAGGCAAGCCATTCTACCTCTTATACAGTGAGAGACAATAATGAGCAGCCTCAGTTGGAGAACACCAGTACATCTGCTGTGAAAGAGACCCCAGTAGAAATAAATTTATCAGATGCAGATTCTAACATGGAGTTCAAAGCTTTATCTGGGAAACCTGTAACTGAAACTGAACAACCTAAACGTTCTATGAAAAGATCTGCCACAGAACAACTGGAAACTGATGGAAAGAAATCTGTATTTGGATCCAGGAATGTGACTAATCCTGCATTTATTGCTGCTCAGTCAAAATTTGCAGAGCTGACTTCAACAACCAATTCAGCTAGGTCGATCAGTTCATCTCCTCAAGATGTTTCTGGAGTTGAAACACAAAGGGACACATTCTCATCTGAGGTGGATACTGAAGTCAGAGCAAAGGAGCTAAGTGTAGCAGAGAATCCAGTCCCCCATGGATCACAAGTTCAAGTGGGTGGTTCTGAGTGTGGCACCGAAATCTCTATTTCTTCCACTCTTGATTCGCCTGATAGATCTGATTTTGGAGCCATGGAGCGTGACCATGATCATGATGCGAAAGTTTCGGAGGAAAAGATTTGCAGTCCAAAAAATACAAGAGACATTGATGTTGAAACTAAGGATTTCCCGGAAACCCCAGTCTCCAACTTATGTAACGCTGTCACAGAACCCGAGAAAATTGGTGCTGTCAATGGCGAAACTGTCAATGGTGAAACCATAAATTCTGAGGTTGCTATGGTCTCCCCACAAACAGAGTCAAAGCCAGAGAGAACCACATCTGATGTACAGAGAGAACAGGACACTGAAGCAAGTATGCAAGCATATGGTTCATCCCCAGAAGCCTCACCAAGAAGCCATTTGACTGTCCCTGAATCACAGCAAGGGACACCTTCTAGTCTGGTATCAGTGAAAGCCAAAAGGAACAAAGGTGACAAGAATGGATCCAATAAAAAACGTATGTCCCAGTCTGCAGGAAAGAAATCACCCTCTAATCCAAATCATGATTCTGGCTCAAGTAAAGATAATAAAAATGGGAAGAGACGCAATTCATTTGGTTCGACTAAACCTGATCAGGCTGATCAAGAACCAAGAGATAGCAGCAGCAGTAGTTCTATTCCTCATTTCATGCAAGCCACAGAGTCTGCTAGAGCAAAGCTTCAAGCAACTACCTCTCCCAGATCGAGTCCAGATGTGCAAGACAGGGAGATTTACATCAAGAAGAGACATTCCTTACCTGGTGTGAATGGAAGGCAGGGATCTCCTCGCGTCCAGCGGTCCATGTCTCAGGCTCAGACACAGCAGGGTGCAAAGGGCACTG AGAGAAAATGGCAAAGGTGA
- the LOC112172495 gene encoding zinc finger CCCH domain-containing protein 6 gives MRGLQKRVSWASDVNLSQVKLFLLEDSPSQVGLSAQDHLQAKTSWLSHSSGTGSDDNLPPGFESAHPANQLQIDLSQIPLIRWKSPPRVVLNLAWQVVAGEESKEVESENQRELRVLEAVYPRPSAIPLNPFVDVEESSHNDVQPLSIPITPIEEEDVAISTSSEFMVPFKIPTSSQSFLSMHGTPAQSQSSAANNRNLIASSKPTAGTPIGVEPNVVAAASAALGAIMNGNNEHGNMIDHELLIQILSNPKMIEKLVTDPQAVTRSPSMTSSDPFPLHINNTESIAPLSTAPSSGHFYPQANMGGMGHLSDQSLLSSIPVSSSPSVGPPPAKDINYYKSLIQQHGGDRHDSFPPFGNRPSHHSANQESYNGYKSRESKPKIMKPCIYFNSSRGCRHGANCSFQHDASFQQQGSRVPEVQNAKRMKVDREISS, from the exons ATGCGGGGATTGCAGAAACGGGTTTCTTGGGCTTCAGATGTTAATCTTTCACAG GTTAAGCTGTTTCTGTTGGAGGACTCTCCGTCACAAGTTGGGTTGAGTGCTCAAGATCACCTCCAAGCAAAGACATCATGGTTGTCACATTCATCTGGAACAGGCTCTGATGACAATCTGCCCCCTGGTTTTGAAAGTGCTCATCCAGCAAATCAGCTGCAGATAGACTTATCTCAAATTCCTTTAATTAGATGGAAATCTCCTCCGAGG GTTGTACTGAACTTGGCTTGGCAAGTTGTTGCTGGGGAAGAAAGCAAAGAGGTAGAGAGTGAAAATCAGAGAGAGTTACGAGTACTGGAAGCAGTTTATCCACGACCATCTGCTATTCCTCTAAA CCCCTTTGTAGATGTGGAGGAGTCTAGTCACAATGATGTACAACCTCTTTCGATACCTATTACTCCTATTGAAGAGGAAGATGTAGCAATTAGTACATCATCTGAATTCATGGTGCCATTTAAGATTCCCACAAGTTCACAATCCTTCCTATCAATGCATGGAACTCCAGCTCAATCTCAAAGCAGTGCAGCTAATAATAGAAATCTCATTGCCTCTAGTAAGCCAACAGCTGGGACTCCTATTGGGGTAGAACCGAATGTTGTAGCTGCTGCCTCTGCTGCCCTTGGTGCAATCATGAATGGCAATAATGAACATGGAAATATGATTGACCATGAATTGCTGATTCAGATTTTGAGCAACCCAAAGATGATTGAGAAATTGGTTACAGATCCACAGGCAGTGACTAGATCACCATCCATGACTTCATCAGATCCATTCCCGCTTCACATTAATAACACAGAAAGTATTGCACCTTTGTCAACCGCTCCATCAAGTGGACATTTCTATCCTCAGGCAAATATGGGTGGAATGGGACATCTTTCTGATCAATCTTTGTTATCAAGCATTCCAGTTTCCTCCTCGCCTTCTGTCGGACCACCACCAGCAAAGGATATCAACTATTATAAAAGCTTGATTCAACAACATGGAGGGGATAGGCACGACTCCTTCCCACCATTTGGCAATCGTCCTAGCCACCATTCGGCAAACCAAGAATCCTATAATGGTTACAAATCAAGGGAATCAAAGCCTAAGATTATGAAGCCTTGCATATACTTCAATAGTTCAAGGGGGTGCCGCCATGGAGCAAATTGTTCATTCCAACATGATGCATCTTTCCAACAGCAGGGTAGTCGTGTGCCCGAGGTCCAGAATGCTAAGAGAATGAAAGTTGATAGGGAGATAAGTAGTTAA